The genomic segment TGCCTTTACAAGTGGTGGTTGGGGACTTGGGTTTGAAACCTGCAAGACATGGATTACTAGTTAAAGACATTACAGGCCTCAAGGGCAGAGTTTAACCTTTGACACTAATGGTTTGCAGCATTACTATTTTATGTCAAAATAGGTTTAGGTGCCGTTTTACAACCTCACACAACAACTTCAGGCTAGGACAATTTGTTCCTGAGAACCCCTGAGCAGACCACCACCGGGGACTATAAACAACTCTGGACTTGTCCTTCATGGTGTAAAGTAACTACAGATTCTCCACTAAAATCATTACATCCGACCGATATCCACTAACGTTATTTGAAATAAAGAGCGACAGGACAAATGGAGTATGCTGCAGTGCAAAGGCAAGATACCACTTTGTCCTTCCTTGTCCTCCACGGGCAGCTTGCATGCAGCAAAGGCCCGGCAGCTAACTGTTTCAACACTTATCTCTTGTCGTTCAACCGTTGAAAGCGTTCCTCGATCATGCACAACCCCGAACCTGTGCAATTGTACTCTACAATGAATCTATGCTGAATAACGCAGTTAAGTGGACCACAGCTGGGCTAATCTGTTCGGCTAAGCTAATACAGCTAAAGCTGGCCCTTTAGCCCTCTGCGCCGGGGTTACCGTCTGCAGTGGCGGCTGCTGCCAGTGTGCGGGTCCTCCGTCCATGAAGACTCTGTTGTGGTTCCTCCactttctgaagactgaagagCGGGGCGCTGAACGGGTTGGCCCGGGCCAGCTGAGTCAAAGAGGTCGGGTACATGGTGGTGTCCTGCCTTCTGGCGGAGCTGCGCTGGAATGAGCAACAAGTTAGCTTGACGTTAGCTCGAGCTAAATGGCAGCGGTGACTGGTAATGAAATCCAGCCCCCGGCACCTGAACTGACGGATACCACGTCACgtgctagttagcttagcttgtcGTCTGAATGACCGTGAACGGGATATGTTTAGCCTACTGAATGAACTCAAGTACTAGCTAACATTAATATCAAGTTAGCAACAACAGTATTAATTTGACCGCCATAGAACTAACCGAACTACTTTAAACACCCTTTTCAACCTCAAAGCTGTCTGTCACGTATTCAAGTAGCATTCTGAATGCTCCTTTCTAGCTGATGCTAAAATGCGATGCTAAATTTTGTGCTAAGCTATCTTGACCGCCCCAAGGTGGAAGGTATCCTAttaaaagaagaagcaggaaaCGTGTAAACATAACAGTTCGAAGACGTCACATATCGCTACGAATACATCATTTATAAGGTAGCGAATAAATAACACAGTTTATGCATTATTTTAACAGAATATCGCACTCACTCTTTCTGTATTTTAAGATGGCGCCTCCGCTTTGCTTCAACCGGCTGCTCGGAGAGGCCGAATGACCTCGCGGTAAATCGATTTGTCCTTTCGTGACGTCAAAAACAAGCTGAGGCGGGACATCCGCTGCTCCGTCCCGTAAGAACCCCCCCGAACCTGCCAATCACCACCTCTGGTCCAATCACTGAATTCGCCTATGGTTAAATTAAGGCGGTGCTTGTAGTAATCCTTCAAAGCAGTTTCCCTCTCAGATGACTTCTTGACATGCTGTGTGGTGCTCATTAATACAGGagagactgtctgtgtgtgacagagaatgACTCCTAATGACAAACACTGAGAGGAACAGTAAGTGGATtagctgctaacagctgcttCTATTCTTGACTTCAGTAATGCCTTTGAGAGTGAGGCCCCCCCTCTAGAGATGATCACTTAGTGACGTCACCACACACCTGGTCACACCTAAGGTGTGGTTGGAATTACCTGAAAGCTCGGTGCATTCAATTTCACAATAAGCATGGCTGGAGTAGCACTCATTATGTTGAATAATGAAATCTGGTGAATAGAGAAAAATTCTGGttataaaaatgtcagaacagTTTTGGTGGTTCTCGCTGTGTCCTTTAGGCCTGATACCTGTATGCTCAGAAGAAACTCTCACTGGATGAACTATCggactgtgacacacacacctctattGTAGCTGATGGTGCTGACATTAATCAGCTGACACTATattctttaattaaatttttaAGGAAAAGCCAATGTGAATCTAACATTCAGGATCTGAATGCAACAGAGCAGTGAAGGGAACACCAAGGTCTCAGCTTGCTTGTGTCGGGTTGTCCATCACAGTAAACATCAAGCCGACCCAACACTTGTTTTTATCTGGAACATTATATTGGAGTATGTAGTAATACTCATGCCACATTCAGTGGCACACAGTAATGTAACTGTGACAATGAAAGCAGACATGATTGTGTGATGGATTAGCACCTAACTGCTGTCTGAGGGGAAACAAATCCAGGAGTCTAAACCACTGGTCTACATGTAAACCTGACAAGTGACAAAACAGCAAGTGCAACCAAACCCAGTGGTCTATTACTGTGTAAGCCCTCTACAACACACCTCCCAGCCTGTCTCTGACTTTCAGCTCCTGCTAAATTGTTTTACCTGTTAGAAATGATAACAGACATTTCAGAGCAGAAAATTGTGATTGtaaaattattttcacattttatagattcattattttattcaaatgactAACAAGAAAAAATGGAAAGTTGCTATGATGTCATATTTCCAAACCCTCAAGTCTTGTAGATGCTGTGTTATACCCTGTATGATGTCATGTCTGTAGAAGCTGGAAATTTGACAGGTCGTTATTTACACCACTAATGTGAGTCGAGCCGGCGGACCAACTTCAGACACGGTGCATGATAGATCTCATCTTAAAAGTGTGAATAACAATTTTGAGAATCAATTGATAATCCTGGGTTTtacagagacttggattacaccttACAAACTGTCTGGagtcattttatattattctagGTTAAAGAAGTCTACATCTACTTCAGctatttaggagaatgctgcacatttgttttgtggaccacGAAATGTCATCTGACGGATGTCAATTGGCACATGGGTGACTAGATCACGCCTGAAttttaacttttcctttaaactttCTAGTTACCACATCACATCTGAGAAATCATGATGAGCACACTAGATCTCCAACTGATTGTCCACTCAAAGTGAGACTAACACCACTTCCTCTACTAATTCATGCttcaaaacactgctgacagTGCTTTAACTTGGTCTGATATGACCAGTTGCTAATGGTGGCTAATAACAGTAAACAAGGTTTTGTTGTATAGAAGGACAGAGTCATTACACTGACTTTGACTCTTATTTGCAATAGCATTACATTTCAGCATCTACCATTATTCtattactgtcactgttctTAAAGGTACATTGGCTAGATTATTGGCATATTCCTAgtaccctgcactgtgcagtatgtctgcacaaggtcacttctgttttttttgcacaatcTGGTCAATTTCCCCAACACCCATATtgattatctgtatttaaaatctatgtataaaaaaaaacaaaacaaaaaactgctgttaattttgcgctatatcatgtaaatatgtatatatgtctatttcttccctttttcattttattgcttatttttactattgttcctgttcttgtaatacatttctgtttttgtaatattctgtcgctgctgtgacaaacaaatttccccgtctgctggacattaaaggatttctgattctgaatgcATATTTTGCCATTAAAGTCTTCTTTTTCATCAATTAAATTAAGTTACAAGATGGAGTCTTGCTTTGTCTCTTTGTATACATATGGTGTATATTTATGCATCACTGCATGCTGGAGTAACCCAACACAAGTAACACAAGTAAAATGTTGCGGCAAAGTAAAAGTTACAAACTCAGGCctcaaacactgaacatataCTTAAATGCCTAAAGATGTGTTCAGGTTCTGTAAACACAGTACATCATGAATAAAATGCTTGTACAGGCACAGTAACAACATAATAGTTTATTGAGTGGATATTTGTGACAGTAAATACATAATTAAGTAGAATACACTGAGACATTGACTTTTATTAGAAGAGAACATTAAGAAAAAATTGGTGTAGGGTTTAAGGAGATTTTGAAGCATTTGGATTATAACAAGCCTCCCTGTCTCATTAACAAAGATGGTCAAGTAAAgtataaaacaaaattacagatTCAAACTCCATCTTCAAGGCTGTTAATGACTTACAGAGACAGACACTAAGgcaaagtgtgaaaaaaatctTAACCACACGttcagtacaaacacacactcacacacgcaccaTGCAAGTAtgacataaagaaaataacagtaataaaaagTGAGTCCACATCTTTCTATGAAAgctactgtttttgtttctgagaGCTGATTAGTGGCTGGCTTTGTCGTCATCTCACAGACCGAGTCAAAGATGAAGAATGGACCTAAACAACGACAGCAGAAGCGGTTTAGTCCTTCACAAAGTGTCACGAGATCCTTTACGTGTCACTGTAATGACCACATCACTTCTCTTTAGACATTCACTAAAAACTGATTcagaagtgaaggaaaaaagatCAAAGGTCAAATATTGAGGAAAAACTGGCGAAAAATGTCAGAGGTAATTTCACAGCGCTGTGAACATAATGGCTACAATGAAGATTCACactttataaaatgaaaaaatagaagcaggcagggctctctccccccctcagACACTTCTGTGTTCGCTCTCTCTATGCTGTGCTGCCACTGGCCACTCCTGTGTCTGAATCACCAAAAGGGTTGATGCTGTTGGTCTCCATGGCTTGGTAAACCAAGAACAGGAAAGCAGCCACGATGGCCAGTAGGAACAACTTTATCCATAGAGACATGCTGCGGGCCGCTGGTTTGGTCTGAActgcagagggagctgcagacagcggtctggaggaggagctggagaaggaggaggtggcggtAGAAGAGCtaaaggaggtggaggagggcaaGCTGTTGACTCGGTTGATGATGCGGCTCTCTGTGTAGGACGAGGCTGAGCTGGTGGTCTTGGTGGTTTtaggagagaagagggagttCTCATTGTTCCACAGGTCACTAGACTTCACTGGGCgatcagcagctcctctgatggGTCGTCGACAGGTGGCGCTACAAGagacaaatattttacattcactGACTCATGTACAATAAACTGGTGACTGGTGACATTGGTGGTACTGGCTATAACTTCACAGAGtcagacaaaatacatttttttgtcaatgtcatttaatatttctgtgtttctcctAGAAGTTACACTAGTTCAGGATGCTGTTTGGTTTTTAGTGCCACAGTGACCTCAGGATATCAAAATGATCCAAAAGAGTCTGATGCAGTGCGGCATGTATTTGGAGTTtgggaaaaaaacccactggTATCTGATTTTTACTCAGGCAGATACCATGAGCTGAGGTATGGGAACtggcaaagagagagacatgtgGATCTGTGCCTGCAGCTACTTCTAAAGTCCAGTCATTAATGATGTTAACACTACACAGGGGACAGGGTGTCCTCAGGTTATGCTAGCTCTGGTTTGGAGactaaaaaacagaaagcatGTGTTACAAACTGAAGGTGTGGAGGGCATTACTAACTGCAGGTGTGCCCctattatttttccatttaaattctACTGTAATGTTATAGTCTGCATCATTTGCACTTTGTCAGTAAATATATCTTGATGTAAACTTTTGAATGCATTTGGATGGAATTAAATTGAAGGAACAAACTGAGTGTGATTCCTCTACAACTCAGAGGCTTTACTATaagaattattttaaaaattgttttccAGAAATTCCTACGTAAGGATTTTAGGATCTTATAGGATATAACTTGTGATGGGTCATTGTCCTTATGTTAGtccatttaaaaataaaaaataaaagagcagcTACAAAAATTAAGATGGGTTTAGAGCTGCAATGAAGACCAATTGatcgattatcaaaattgttggCAATTAATATGATAGAAAACAATTTAGagtattcttttatttatttatttttttaagaaaaagtcCAAATTCGGTGATTCCCCtttcttaaatatgaatatttcctggtttctttcctcctctatgacagtaagctgaatatctttgggctGTGGACAAACAAgatttagtctataaaatgtcaggaagTGGTGAAAGATGTCAATCAGtggcccttttcacacagagaagctgtaTTATTGCCACAGCagtggttcgccaattctccactGTTGagatgtcatgatgatgacggctgtatgttttcaaggtgtttccccggtgtcctcctgtcaaacTAAACCCGCGgatagtttataatcatatagATGTTGTTATGATGtcttgtgattgagatcctgacccaccaaaccttctggaaagtgacaaaattAAGTTTTTCCCTCTAAATCATGTAATTACATATTCACCATCATAAActggacactgtctgactctgtcactcatggggagggaggctgttttctgggggaaagttcactgaagtctcggtcaggaCGGCTGACCGTCGCAGTGAttacttttcaacacaaacacttagtGAGTTTTTGCCGGTGAGAGAGACagtttttcgggcagaaatgtgacgagtTCTCCATGTATATCTGCCGCAGACAGTGACAAcgtttctgttgtttggtcctgtaatgttgctttgcgGGATGTTTCAGTTTATCAAGTTGAGagacctgtgtagttatcagactgtctgATTGACACGCCCTTGCTCCGTACCgctggcttatccattcacactggtttaGTTTGCCAATACTGTGCCTttgatactacctccagagggGGATCAGCACCGGAGCTAAATATCACCCCTCGCCGCCTGCAGGACATTCACATAGAGGCGGCGGCGGAGAACTGACGCAGGATCCCCGcatccaaacagcagtgtgaatggggctagtgtttcccaaagccacAAACAAGTAATCAATGAATTGAGAAAATAacagacaatgaaaatatttgttagtTGCAGCTATACATCGACTACTTACGTGATTCCTGTTGGACTGTTGATGTCATTGGAGAACAGCTCCTTCAGCACgtctttctcctccactttcGGGGCTTGCTCGCTGGCTGCAATTTTCTCCACCTAAACACAAAACAGGGAGTGTGATTCAAAGAACACGCACCAATGATTTATGAATACATCTTACCAGTGACCCTCATCAAGCTTCTTATTCCACATCATTATATAAACTAGATTCCACTGCAAAGAGAACATTCCCTTACTGCAATCACCTGTATGTGCAAATTTTGACCAGCAGAGGGCCCCCTGCTAGATCTTAGACACCTCTCAGAATGTGACCACTTCACACAAAAGCCTGGACCAAACACCATGTTTCCTTGTGAACCTTGTGAATGCTACAGCCCAACAGTGTACCTGTCTCACTAACATATCCTTGGACAGTGTGGATGTACAGCCGAGCGTCTTTGTCGGGCTGCGCGAGGACAGGAAGCTGGTCATTTTCTGCTGCCTCCATTTATACAGCAGGACATCTGGAGGACCACTctcctgcacacagacagtgtgtgtgactgtgtgttgagGATGTTAAAGCAGCCAACAGTTCAGCTGTCACACAACTGTCCCTACAGAGACCCTCGACAGCTGCACACCAACAGGCCTTTACTATAAACTATAGATCGTGTGCTTCAGCTCCTCATGTTTCACCAAACACCATGCACCATTTGTATACAATAAGTGTAAGTGAGAAGCACCAGTGAATGATAGATaatcagaggaagaaaagagtcAAGCTGTACCCCTGCTGCAGAAACCCTGCTGGGCTTAGATCCAAACTGGTCTGACAGGGAACAGCGTGCCTCTCCTGTTTTTATGGGCGATATGTTACACATGGGGCTAAATGTGACCGGGTCCACTCTGGCAGGCCTGGATGGCTTGGTGGCAGGTCGTATATTCTGTTCTTTAGACAGGCTCTTTGACCAAAAAGCATAATAACATATGAGATGTACATGttcaaaaagaagaagtggCTATTATACTAAAGAATGAGTTCAGTGATTAATCCCagtttaatataaatgtaattctacacaccacagctgctgctcctaAAGGTTCATGATCctaaaacagcaacatgaaatcaaagagaacaaattaaaatgagGCTCAACTCACTCAGCCACACTTCTCACTCCATCCTTCATTCATCTCATGTGCATCTGATGGACACATGGCACTCAAATTTCATCTGTGCAGCTGTCTACTTGGTCCTATGGCAACAATTTCTCctgtttcatatttcagtaCCTAAACTCAGTATGAGCTCATCATTTCTTAACTAATACATTATCATTTTTCAGGTTGTGCTGGTGTGGTTATattggaaatgtttgtgtttataccAGGCATCAACAACAGTTTTACTTTGACCATATTCCTACAAAGCTGACAGCTACTGTACATGCCTCTGCAACTGTTTGTGACTAATTCACCCGTGCTTGGCCTTGTGAGTgcgtttgttttttactttttgttgtgGATAAAAAAAGTCTGGAACATGTGGTTTTACAAAAAGCTATATCAAGTTAATCTGCTGTAACCAGATTGAATCAATTGACAACACTTTACAGTTATTAAACACCAATAATTTCCCATTTAGGAAATGATGAGTGTCAGTCGCTCAACAAATCAAAATTAACATGCAGCTGCaaatgagcagagcagagaagaaactGTACTTAGCATGGATCAGTCATTTTAGGCTTTTGCCTGATTATAGAAGGTTATATCAGTGCCAAAACCACGGATGTGTATAATGACAACTCGATACAGCTTTAGGCTCTATTTAAAGTGCTTCTaagaacacagcagcactgtgccagcacacatttaatgacattgtctgaagctgctgctggtagTGTACTACATACTGTAACTAACAAAATCAGACAGGTAAAGGAATGCAACACTGAACACACCTGCCTATTGTGACATGACCCCTCTTGATATGCAAATACTGCAAATCCAGTGTGTTTTGGTATATTAGTGTGAGTCCACGTAAATCGGCCCAGTTACAGTGCGGTGGCATTTAGTTGCACATACAATCATTGACTGAGCAATTCAACCATTGTGGACACACTGACATGATATACTTAAGACAGATGTCAGACAAAAGGCTAACCTCCAGCAGAGTAGTGTTGAGCAGAGCCACTGGCTTGTAAGACAAATCCTCACTGGGTTTGGTAAGACGTAGACCCAGTTCTTCTCCATGAAGCTACAGGTGTCAAACAGGAGGTGAGTGGACAGACAGTGTCTTTCAGGATTCTAACACCTTGGCTGGATTTCTAACTCAAACCACagaaactgtaaaacacactttcactcccaactcatcaaatacagcagcttgagCAGTGGCCTTAGATTCAAATGTTACACTCTGCCTTCCCCTCTAGGGAAAGTTGTGCATCTGACGGGCTCCACGGTACATTTAGGCAATAATACGTTATATACAGTATccggttagactttcaaaacaaagcttgctgacaaacatttcaaatataataTACTATAACTTTAAACCCTTAATTATACTCAACATTATCTTGATCAGTGTCATCCCTTACGTAACTTTAGCCACATTATGTAGATATGTTAACATAGTTTTGAACAAAACAATCTCAACTCTTGGTCACAAACCACAGACTCTTTATACTACAGCACCTGAGTGACACTTTGACAAATGAAGGCAGAGAGGGGTCACTACAGTGTCATACTATAAGGAGTGAGTGGCGGCTGTGTGGCTAAAGCAGTGTcgctgaactgctgctgctcactcccGTGTCTGTGTTCACACAGGCTGCATGCTCTGTTTACGTGTTATCAATtaacatgtatgtaaatatgtattcaaTATATGTAACTTTCCTCTACCTGCGTTGAGAGTGAAAAAGCAGGAGGGGGgtagggagggagagaaagaaagagtgcaCAGGGTAAAAAACTGCCCTTCAGCTGTTGTGTGcattctctccatctctgtgacatattctacagacATCTGAGACAAAAGCTGGTTTGATGTACATAGGACTGTCTACAGCCTGTTTTCAGGTTTGATTTTTGCATGTTGTAGTAGAAATAGGCAAGACTCTGAATCTCCATGCATCCAGTGTGAAAGGTCTAACCTGTTAACATggacactgaaatgaaaagcaagaggTAACACCACGCAGCAGCGCTGCACATgcatccagtgtgtccagcctgttaGCAGCACAGGGCTGTgaaccaggctgctgtatttgatgcgttgggagtgagaatgggCTGGTTTGTACCCAAGACAATGTTGGTCAGACCATTCAGCAGTAGTTTGTGTGACTTTCTGAAACAGACAATCTGACCATCTAGTTTAAACTTCTCTCTCACTTGTCTTTTATTCAATTGAGTGCAACACAATGAATGCCTCTGGGGAAGAGTCAGAGTGTGCGCCATTTTTAATCAGATCATTTGTATAACAATTACAAATTCATGCAAAAGAGAGATTTCCTGTAGAAGGACCAGGGAGGCAGTGTGGCTTCAGGAAATCCAACCAGAAATAAACGTGTGAGGGAGCCATCCAGCAGGGGCTTCCTGGAGCTCTACAgacctcagctgtgttttggaTTACAATCTTTACTGGATCAGGCCTCAGTTTGTTGCGCACATTACAGAATGAATATTCACTAGCTGGACTTGGAGGCAGACACATCAGCAAATCAAACACCTGGAGATTTTACAATGAATGGAACCAAGGACTGACTGAATAATCAGGCAAATCACCAAACAGCCCCAAAACCCCTTTGATTGTGCTCGTCCACCGTGACCAAGTAACCCCTTTATGACAGTCAGCCTCGGTGATAACACACATAATCACCAACCAACCTTAGTGCAGTTTGAGACAAGATGACATCAGTGTACCAGCTCTACAACAGATCACAAGACATGGGACCTAACAGACCTGAGTCTGAGCAGGTATCAGTGACTGAACAGTGTCTCCCAGTGGCCACAGCACAGAACTACCTGAGCAGGTCTGGGTGAGGCGGCAGGAGGCTCAGCCTGAACTGGACTGTCTAGCCTGTGTTGAACCCTCCTGTTAGACTGTCCCTGCTCTGTCAATGCAGGCCTGAGATCCTCAGGCACCATCTGCTGGGTCAGAAAAACCAGGAGATGAGGACAGAGTACAGAAAAAGCAGGACAAGTAAAGAGAGGACTAGTAAAACAGAGAAgacctgagaaagaaagaataagaCAGAATGaaggatgaataaataacaaaaagttgctgtgctgctttctgatgttttgattcCATACTGGAAAAAACAATTCCACCAACAAGCAGAGGAGACAGCTAACTAGCCATCAATAGCttacatcagtgttaatgtCATCAAAGAGCTGCCTGCAGTCTCCAAATACCTCATATTTGGATGTAGCcaaaaaagacattcagttaATGGTCATTTCGTTCTATCAAGCAGTTGGAGCAGATATGGAGGAATATGTGAAGATGCAGAGGACAATGAGCTCAATGTGAGCACATACACCACTTTGAATACACATGTGAGACAGGTGGACAAAAATCCCACACCAGAGGAAAGAGTGAACCCACGATCAGCACGGAGTGGCTGTGGAACAAACCACCAGTGGTTTGATCAGTTACAGTGTGGATGTTTAGAGAAAGGGCTtggagaggagcaggggagACATAGTCACCGCTCTACGGGATAACCTCCTGGATCTGCGCTTTACTTGCAGGACAagctcctcatcatcatcttcatcatccatCAACTGGTCCCTCTATACATATGGTGAGCACACCAGCAGTCAGTGAGACATGCTGTTTGACTTCAAGCCTATTTATCACCATTAATGTCTGCCGTGTCTTCAGTCCAGATGTTCTTCATGCATAGCCAAATTTGCAACATCACTGCTGAATTTAATGCTCTAAAGTTATGTCTTTTTGCTTTGTTAAGTTCAGGTTGAGTCAAGTCTTTCTGAGGCTCACCTGGCTCAGTTTCAGGGAGCTTATCTTTTATATTTAATGATCATGGTAGGAAACACAAAGGAAGTCAGTAATTAAAGAGTCATCAACATTCTATGTGTTCGTGGAGACACAGCAGTGTAGATTCAACTCTGTAATTTGTGAAGATGCAGATGGTGGTGTGTTGTTAACCAACTGtacctcacacacaaacaacacaaagataaacatgataacacacacacacacagctcaaacAGCTGATTAACTGATTGTAATTATTTTCCTGTCGATCAAACAAACATTCCATTCTGACTGATGATGATTCACTGGGACAATTACCAAGCAAAAGAGACTTCTGCTGACTGAGCCATCTACCTGCCAGTTTACTGCTCGGCTGACTTGAATGGGGACAAATTGATGCTCCTGGGTGGCTcctctagactttccaaatgttactggacTGAACTGCTCAAACTATGACAGTGAAACGAACCATTTCACAGAGGTTGTGACactcaaaatacatttatgcA from the Acanthopagrus latus isolate v.2019 chromosome 14, fAcaLat1.1, whole genome shotgun sequence genome contains:
- the tmpoa gene encoding thymopoietin a isoform X5 — protein: MPEYLDDPSVLTKDKLKSELLAHNVELPSGNPTKDVYVQLYLKNLTAQNNQHVTATTLDAFSSDEELPPPVVSSRSRSSGRKATRKTDKVRPDELDVTVLTDQGLKDELLKHGVDAGPIVASTRKLYEKKLQKLLDDGPAQPPLPELVLTEIEVNHNGNSESDLYSDKEDEVTVEPEPEPVAEPEPAPVVERPLGSRGKPPVTTRARSSQHTKRDQLMDDEDDDEELVLQVKRRSRRLSRRAQMVPEDLRPALTEQGQSNRRVQHRLDSPVQAEPPAASPRPAQLHGEELGLRLTKPSEDLSYKPVALLNTTLLEDHEPLGAAAVSLSKEQNIRPATKPSRPARVDPVTFSPMCNISPIKTGEARCSLSDQFGSKPSRVSAAGVEKIAASEQAPKVEEKDVLKELFSNDINSPTGITATCRRPIRGAADRPVKSSDLWNNENSLFSPKTTKTTSSASSYTESRIINRVNSLPSSTSFSSSTATSSFSSSSSRPLSAAPSAVQTKPAARSMSLWIKLFLLAIVAAFLFLVYQAMETNSINPFGDSDTGVASGSTA
- the tmpoa gene encoding thymopoietin a isoform X3 — its product is MPEYLDDPSVLTKDKLKSELLAHNVELPSGNPTKDVYVQLYLKNLTAQNNQHVTATTLDAFSSDEELPPPVVSSRSRSSGRKATRKTDKVRPDELDVTVLTDQGLKDELLKHGVDAGPIVASTRKLYEKKLQKLLDDGPAQPPLPELVLTEIEVNHNGNSESDLYSDKEDEVTVEPEPEPVAEPEPAPVVERPLGSRGKPPVTTRARSSQHTKQMVPEDLRPALTEQGQSNRRVQHRLDSPVQAEPPAASPRPAQLHGEELGLRLTKPSEDLSYKPVALLNTTLLEDHEPLGAAAVSLSKEQNIRPATKPSRPARVDPVTFSPMCNISPIKTGEARCSLSDQFGSKPSRVSAAGESGPPDVLLYKWRQQKMTSFLSSRSPTKTLGCTSTLSKDMLVRQVEKIAASEQAPKVEEKDVLKELFSNDINSPTGITATCRRPIRGAADRPVKSSDLWNNENSLFSPKTTKTTSSASSYTESRIINRVNSLPSSTSFSSSTATSSFSSSSSRPLSAAPSAVQTKPAARSMSLWIKLFLLAIVAAFLFLVYQAMETNSINPFGDSDTGVASGSTA
- the tmpoa gene encoding thymopoietin a isoform X9, producing MPEYLDDPSVLTKDKLKSELLAHNVELPSGNPTKDVYVQLYLKNLTAQNNQHVTATTLDAFSSDEELPPPVVSSRSRSSGRKATRKTDKVRPDELDVTVLTDQGLKDELLKHGVDAGPIVASTRKLYEKKLQKLLDDGPAQPPLPELVLTEIEVNHNGNSESDLYSDKEDEVTVEPEPEPVAEPEPAPVVERPLGSRGKPPVTTRARSSQHTKRDQLMDDEDDDEELVLQVKRRSRRLSRRAQMVPEDLRPALTEQGQSNRRVQHRLDSPVQAEPPAASPRPAQVEKIAASEQAPKVEEKDVLKELFSNDINSPTGITATCRRPIRGAADRPVKSSDLWNNENSLFSPKTTKTTSSASSYTESRIINRVNSLPSSTSFSSSTATSSFSSSSSRPLSAAPSAVQTKPAARSMSLWIKLFLLAIVAAFLFLVYQAMETNSINPFGDSDTGVASGSTA
- the tmpoa gene encoding thymopoietin a isoform X6 encodes the protein MPEYLDDPSVLTKDKLKSELLAHNVELPSGNPTKDVYVQLYLKNLTAQNNQHVTATTLDAFSSDEELPPPVVSSRSRSSGRKATRKTDKVRPDELDVTVLTDQGLKDELLKHGVDAGPIVASTRKLYEKKLQKLLDDGPAQPPLPELVLTEIEVNHNGNSESDLYSDKEDEVTVEPEPEPVAEPEPAPVVERPLGSRGKPPVTTRARSSQHTKRDQLMDDEDDDEELVLQVKRRSRRLSRRAQMVPEDLRPALTEQGQSNRRVQHRLDSPVQAEPPAASPRPAQESGPPDVLLYKWRQQKMTSFLSSRSPTKTLGCTSTLSKDMLVRQVEKIAASEQAPKVEEKDVLKELFSNDINSPTGITATCRRPIRGAADRPVKSSDLWNNENSLFSPKTTKTTSSASSYTESRIINRVNSLPSSTSFSSSTATSSFSSSSSRPLSAAPSAVQTKPAARSMSLWIKLFLLAIVAAFLFLVYQAMETNSINPFGDSDTGVASGSTA
- the tmpoa gene encoding thymopoietin a isoform X4, producing MPEYLDDPSVLTKDKLKSELLAHNVELPSGNPTKDVYVQLYLKNLTAQNNQHVTATTLDAFSSDEELPPPVVSSRSRSSGRKATRKTDKVRPDELDVTVLTDQGLKDELLKHGVDAGPIVASTRKLYEKKLQKLLDDGPAQPPLPELVLTEIEVNHNGNSESDLYSDKEDEVTVEPEPEPVAEPEPAPVVERPLGSRGKPPVTTRARSSQHTKMVPEDLRPALTEQGQSNRRVQHRLDSPVQAEPPAASPRPAQLHGEELGLRLTKPSEDLSYKPVALLNTTLLEDHEPLGAAAVSLSKEQNIRPATKPSRPARVDPVTFSPMCNISPIKTGEARCSLSDQFGSKPSRVSAAGESGPPDVLLYKWRQQKMTSFLSSRSPTKTLGCTSTLSKDMLVRQVEKIAASEQAPKVEEKDVLKELFSNDINSPTGITATCRRPIRGAADRPVKSSDLWNNENSLFSPKTTKTTSSASSYTESRIINRVNSLPSSTSFSSSTATSSFSSSSSRPLSAAPSAVQTKPAARSMSLWIKLFLLAIVAAFLFLVYQAMETNSINPFGDSDTGVASGSTA